In Fusarium fujikuroi IMI 58289 draft genome, chromosome FFUJ_chr02, the genomic stretch CTGGTTGTCAATGTGTCTTTTAGAGCGTGTAAGGACCCAAGGCACGAGCGTATTTACTACTAGCCGTGCTTAGCCATAGATAGATTTGTGATGTTATATTTTTGGAACATATGATCGCGGCTGAAGATGTTAAAGCTGAAAACGTACCGTAATACTGCTTTCGGCGAAGCACGCTGGGTTCTTGCCAGATGCCTCCAACTTGTTCTATGTGTCACATTTCTCGGGTCTAGAATACCTTCCCCGCGGCCGCCCCGGTAATGTTAAACCCTATCAGGGTTTATCTGAGATCAAATATTGTTATTGCATGTATTCTTTAAAGCTACGGTCTTAAGCTGAGCTGGATTGTTTCTGGACCTAGCCCTTAATTCTGATAAATCATATACGTGGTCCAAGGTAGATAACTAATATATCTTGCAGAGGGTACCAATTCCTCAATGATTGATGTAGTAGGTAAGGTTTGGGTTAGGTTCGGCCGCCTGGCATCGTAGAGTCCATAAAACCAACATTCAAGTGTTCGttgtggctggctgacaGGGAGGGCAGACTCACATGGTCTAAAGCCACTAGCGCTCGAAATGTCAATCAATTCAACTTATTACAGCCATTCAGCCACCCACTTTTATACCGAGACCTGCATATATAGTCCAATCAATGATTTATGGGGTTCTCTTTCTGCCCCTTACCTATCATTTGtcttattaatttttagttGCACATCAATAGGCATTCAGCCAGCCATGACCTGCAGCTTGAGACAGCCGTGCTGTAATATAAGATTCTAGATCATCTACACTTTGCTACATTGGCTCAGTCACATTCCCAAAGTTTAGTTATTGATACGTTGGGGAATAAGGGCCCATATCCGAGACGACTAAGCATCCAATCACAGTCCAGCTGGAGCCGCCCCGAGTAAATTTGGAATGAGACCTAAACGGAATGTGTATGTACTGTAGAAATGATGCTCAGCTCGCCACACTCTGTCCTAGATCGAACACAAAAAGTGACTTGCATTGTTCCCAGTCTCTTAGCAAGTACATCTTAGTTTATATACCTATGGCCTCTTCCTAGATTTAACCACATATAACTGCACTTTATTTATTACCACTCAGGTTCCTTATTATTTACATACTGATACTTTACGCAAGATCCGACATGAGTGAAGAAGTGGAAACCGCCTATCTTGTTTGTACCCCAAATCCAAAGGAGTATCCAGAGGATGCAGACCCGGAAAGGAATCCTCTATGGATTAAGTTTGGAGATACAAAAAAGCCAAAGAATACACGAGTTTCTGGCTATAACACCCACAATCCGTCTTGTGAGTCAACAGATCTACGCAGAACATATTAGTACTTACATAACTCCAGTTTACGCTTTAACAATTCACGCTGATAAGGAAGCTGTGAGACCGAATTTCGGAAAAAGCCTTGAGACGGAGTTTCTTAAAAACAAGAATGGTTATACACCCGTTGAGATTAAGAATAGAGAAATCAAGCCTGGAGAGACTGAGTGGTATAAGGTGACGTCTAAGAAGGTTTACACTAATGTGATTAAACTCTTTGAGGATATTAACGGGCAAAAGCTTCCTGGGATAGCGGAAGAGCTACTTGGCATCCAGAGTCATGAAAATGAAGGAGTTTGGGGCAAGGTTTTAACGTATACAGGAGAGAACCAAAAGGGTCTTGCTGACGTCTTTAAGGATTACTTGAAGAATTAAAATACAAGTtgtattctattttaaataaataaaccCTAAAGCACaaggctttataatacctttttaaaAGGCTTACTgtaaaaatagtaaataataatactcaagttaatagaaataaggtTTAAATTTCAATTTCTTATTTcatttattattttaaataatataataataaccaTAATATAAGACCACTAGATTGTGGGCGATCTTGCAACCACTTACGAACAGACTTGCTGGGGAACAGTTAGCAGCTGCCCTTTGTCGCCTAAGGAGGATTGGACCATTAGAGGCTTTGCAGGCCATGCTTGTCCAGATGGCATCGAGGCACTTACGGTGATCTGGGGGAGGGCATAATGTTATTTCTTACATTCAATGCTTGACTTTTAAGTATTCTCAGCTACTAGTACTATCACAATGCCTTTGCAAATTCCACATCATGTTGACTCTATGACATGCTAAACTCAGAGTAATTACCAGCAGCGATATGACCCACGCTTTTTCGTAACTTTGAGTAAAATAATTGTGCAGTACCAGGTACTTGACCCAGCTGGACACTCTGTGAGTACCAGATATGCGTGTTGACAGGGAAGAATGTGCTGAGACTCGCGAGTCGTAAAAACAACGGTGAATGTGTTGTCTCTGCCTGTTCGGCGAATTTCGCTACATAACAATTCTCCTACTTACCCATGTCTTACGTTTTCTGCATTATGAGAATTGAGCTGTTTGGAATGAGCTGAGGTGAGCCTTTGCGCTAGTTATGGACTTGGACTAATGGACGCCAATCATCGCCACAACGGCTTCTGTGcgttcagccagccacaacCAAAGACAGGCTTGGGCCTCGACGTATAGACCGAATGCCACCCCACCTGGATTAATTCGGCTCAAAGTGATATCCATACCTGCGTAGCTGTGACTTATGAATGGCTTAAGCCACATACGGGACGATCATTTCTTCATGAGGAGTACACAAGACGGAACAAAAGGCTCCCCCACTtgtatttctctttttgctATGACGAGGCCTTGCAACAAACACAACCCATTGCTTACTCTGCGATAGAGTTAAGACTAGTAGTAGGCAACAAAAGTCCAGCATTCCAACCGAACCGCTGCACATAAGTAGTGGTGGCCATACTGCTGCTTTATTGCGAGTTGTCACAAGTCTTATCAGCAGGAAGACGTCACTAAGATAGTCTTACCTAAGTAACTCTAAAGCAGTCGTTGTTTGAACCGAAATAATGAAATCCGGGCGCGTGCCCTACAGTCATGAGACGCGGCTTGGTCGCGAGTAAGTTGTAGAAATGCCCACTATGCTCACAACATTTGCTGATGCGTTACTATAGCATCAACTCGTTTAGTGAGATTATTTCTATACACGCAGCTTACAGCTGATTTCACAGATGGACCTGATTTATTAACAGTTATCTGAAGCCTTACAGCCATGTGTTGACAATCGGGTAGAAGGCAGCTCAATCGACGAACGAGCGTACGGTACTCAGAATGATGTCGCCTACCATGCCAGATCTTCCACAATATTAGCGACGTTGCTCGCTGCCTTGAAATCTCGAGCTATTCATCCATCAAGAAGGGTTTATTATTACTCGAGGATTCAGTGTGCATAATTGACGACGTAACATGCAAGTCAGCTAATACCAACATTTTCATGGCGGTTCGTGTGGTGAGTCGTGAGCGCCGGATACCAGATGATGGATTGAAAATGAACATGGAAGGTGGAGTTGAACCTGGAACTTATGTCTCCAACGAAATCTACGGCAATTCCTACTACTCAAAGCTGGTCGATGGTCGAATTGCTGTTGCGATTCTCTCTATAACGGTACTTGATAGGTCTAACGTGAAAGGCATTGTGTTAAACCCGAAGTGTTATTTCCTGCTGAGAGCAGCGATTTTGGGACTATCTTGACAAGTTTCTTAGAATTTCCTAACACTGTGGTTGAGGGTGCAGGTTAGGCCTGGGCCAGCATTTCCAGCTATACGTCTAATCCCTGCCTCGGGGGCTCTCTCGGTTCAAGCAGATACGCTACGTTGGACTATGTTCTGGTTCGAGATCTTTCTTCGAAGCTGCTCGATGATTACATGAGTTTCAAATGTCTACTCAGAGCTCTCCAAGCCACGATGAATGGACTGAAGAACCATGGCTTACATGTCGTTGATCATGACTTAGAAGACTTGCCACTTGGGAAGCTGATCATCGCGAGAAATGAAATGCAAGACGATATGGCCAAGGTTATGGAGGCAATAGATATTGTCAGTCGGGACCCATGGATTCTGTTGCGGCAGAAAGCAAAGGAAGTGTACCGGGGCCCTACCCCCTCTACCGACGCAAAGGTTGTGTTACCTCAACAAGCCGTGGGGACGAATGGACTAAAGCCTGATGTTGAATTGGATGAGCTACTTGAGCCAGTCACGGGTGCTGAGCAGTTGTTCTTCGATTTTAGTCGGCTCCAGTCCCCTGAGAGATGGAAGCACTTGATCAGTGCATCGTGGGACAAAGagtccatcaacaccactcAGAACACAGCCACAGTGACTCAAACCACCAATGCGACCCGCCGTGAGTATCAGCACCGGCTGAGTAATGCACTCTCGGAACACAACGGCGAGGCGGAGAAGCTGCAGGCTAAGGCAGAGGAGGCTGCTTCTATGCACTATGAACAGATGAAGGAGGCCAATGAAGCTAAGGCAAATATGAAGCGAGAGATTGAGGAACTAATTTCCGTTAATGAGAAAAAGCAGACTATGCTTACCCATGGACAGCGTGAAGTGGCTGATCTTAAGTCACAACTGGAATCCTTGCGACCCCAGGCCTTTCCAGACTGGCACCCTCGGAACAACCTCGACAGCGGCTTTCACGGTCGAACAGTTATGTTCGTCAACCTGTACACTATGGGGCAACAGAAACCTTTGGCTATTGATGCGGGGCGTGATAGTAAGTAAAAGCAGTGACTATTAGTACAGCCTAGGTATCCTTGACTGACTGGTGGGTTCAGATGGCAGAGGTATCCATGGCTGGGAGTTCCACCCTGCCAATGGTTCACAGCAGCTGAAGCTCACAAAAGCTAACCCTAACTCTCGAACTTCAGAGtggttgattgattgctACGGAAGATATCTTTACAGCAATGACGACAAACTCACCATCAGCTGCAGCACTTCTGCTGAATTGCACAATGGGTGTTGTCGGTGGTTGATTAGGAAGGCAGAGAATGGCCGTGGCTATATGTAAGTTACCTGCTCACCCTTGTTGCGACTAACAAGTAATGAACTTCAGTATTGAAAATGCCGCTTCTTCCGTTCTTCATCTCAATTCCGATGGTGTTGGGTACGTGAAAATTGTTAATAAGCTTAGATATCTTACTTACTATGTTATAGTGAGGCGATTGTTTGTAGGGAATATAGCTCAGCAAGCTTTGACAATCAGACTTGGGCCATTATTGCAATTTGAGTATAAGAGTCTTATAGCTACATGAAAATACCTGTGTCATGAACTCATTTAACTATAGTTTCAACTACTTTGAAGAATGTTTTACCCTCAGTAAACAGCATGTTAAAAGCCTGGAAGGGGGATAATGCCGTCCTAATCTGACAGCAACACAACGAGGGAAAGGAGCCCCCTCTACTGCCCCGCCAGTTGGCTGATTGGACTTCCCCAGTTTGTAATCAAGTTGCGTACGAGCAAATATCATCCTGTTGTCTATAACTCTCTTCGTTTGGTATGCTATACCCTAGAATGCACTGGCGCTTGCTTATATGTGCTAATTGACCACCTATCACAGGTTGAATGCCAGGCCGACAGAATATGCCTCATGATCTTCTGCAGCATGATGTCAAAGGCCTCGTACTAACTACACAATCAACTCAATACAAGCTTTCTCTCCAACATACGCTTTATCTCCAATTTAGCATAATGCAACCCGCAAGCATTGCAAAGTGTTCTAGCTCCATCAGGTCCACGTCGCCAGGCACTGCTGTCACTTCGATTGCAGCTATGGCATCGACGCTTCAATGTCGCCTGGGGTCCATCACCACTCTTATTGACGCGAGATGTGTCAGCACGGAATGACTGCTGGCTGCGGGGCACAGGAATCTCTGGGCGTGATTGCACTGGACGGCGGCGTTCTTTGTTGCGAACCCACTCAAACTCGACTTCATCCCGTCTATCCCTCCCTTCGTTGGGCTTAGTTGTGGCGGTTTCTTCGGGGAAGGATACTGTATCTTCTGGTATCTTTGAATCAACCGGTTGCCAGTTGCCCAAGGAATCCAGGTCGTCTGTAGAGATTACTTGCGTACGGTGCCCTTCGTCTTGAGCTACTACATCATTATCGTttgccaagcttggcaaCAAATTCGGTGAGCGCTGCAACAATCTGCGACCGCCTAGGGATATAGAAGGCTTGTCTGTCCGTCGTCTCTTCCCAAAGATGGCTAGGAGGTTATCCTCATGAGCCTCTTTCCCAGAAGTGTGGTCTTGTGAAATTGTGTAGTGGGTGCTCCGGAGTCTGCAATCTAGCAATTTGTCTGTATTGCAGTGAGGCGGGAGGGGTCCATGAGCTTGAGGTGGAGGATAGCCCGGTCCTGCTTCTGCTGAGCGTGGTAGTAGGGAGTTCTTCTTATAAATTTCCCTCTCTCTTATCGGAAGTTCATCGGGTAGTGAACCCAGCACTTGTATTATGTTGCCGCGCTTTATGGAAGCTTTGCGCGGTGCACCCTCAGCCACTATCGTCCCAATATAggcttcctctttcttctgctgctCTTCAGTCTTCATCTCAGCGAGCCTGTCAGCAGGAATAATCTCATCCCATTTCAGGTTCATATCATCCAGTTTGACGTCGGTGAAATGCGTGAAATTATCGATGCCAGCACTGCTAACGTTCGTCTTGTCGTTCACCTCGGTCTTAGTGGCTTTGGTACCGTTAAGAGTCGAGCCATGGCTAGATTCCCATTTGTCAAACAAAAGTTCGTCCGGGAACGATAGTTTAGCTTGCTCGATGGCCACGTTGAATGAGACTGTAGGGGCGTTTGCTCTGGAGGGCTGTAGGGGCCTGCCTCTGGTCACCTGCTCCAGCATCTGCGGGCTGTTCGACATCGTCATGCCCGATCTCTGAGGTTCCGTGTCTTGGGTCGGGGCGCAATCCTGACGAAGGATAGCGGTTGAAGCTGTCTGCTAATGTTGGAAGAGGAACGTGTCCTAGCCGTTGTCATTTGACCCCAAAGTCAGGCTGGCGCTTACGTCTAGCTAATCATTGGCCAAAGGTAAGAATAGGGCGCCCAATCACAAACAAGACACTAGAGTGAGGCTTATTGTTCAACTTGGTTGGCTACCGAGTCAACACCTGCTTTAATCTAATGCCAAAATATATGTATCGTGCGACTACACGATATTGGGCAGCTTCTGCAGCTTATGATCTCACAGCAGTCGATCTCACCACCAATGGAATTTCAATCAACGGACTATTCTAGAATTTGCTTTGATTGTCAAGAGAGGGAAGAGCCTGATACACAAGAAGATATCTATGAAACTATCGTTCCTTCTGGCCTCTCTTAATCTGATCCGACGTGTATCCCTTGTGAAGGCGCTTGATATACTCTCCAAACTTCTTCGCCTCGGCCATGACTGACTCAAGGTGCTGATAGCCAAGTTTCTCCTTACGAAACACAGCAAGCTGCCGTGCGGTTGAAATCATGTTTCGAATCTCGCGACCGTTAAGAGGAGCCTCTGCCAGGTCATCAAGTCGATCTCGCATACTCTTGATGTCCACACCGAGTCTTGGAGCAGTTTGGGGAGTGCTCAAGATGTTAGTGGGGGACGGCTCATTTGCATGCGATATGCGCTGagactcaagcttctcgagccGGTTGATGAAATTTAGCCAGATCTGGCGCCGCTGGTCTTTCTCCAAATCATTGTATCGTAGACTGAGCTGAATCCGAGATTTGAATGCTTCGTCAAATATACCAACCCTATTACTAGTAAGGATCATAATTCCTGCGCGTTTAGTTAGTCTAGGACGTCGAATACTGAAAAGTGGGTTACAGACCGTCGTAGTACTCCAGGACTCTGAGAAATACTACAGCAACTATCAGCAAGGAACCCGTTAAATGAATTGATTGCATTATGTTACCTGAGACCAGGGCATTCCGTTCAAGACTATCTAGCTTCCGCTGCTCAAGGAACACGTCGGCTTCGTCTAGAAGTACCACTAGAAAGAAGTAAGTAAGGCATACGACTAATGAAGTGGCTACTCACCACATCCCCACGTCTTCCCAAGAAGTGACACGACTTCAAGATACTGAAAGGGTCAGCGTACTGCAATAGTTTGCTGGCTTGAGATGTCCATACACGTTCTACTTCTTCAGCCTTGGTGCCGACGTCGCCACAGGTCACTCTGTATAgaggcttcttggcgatctcAGCAACGCTAGATTTCTGTTAGAATGTTCCGCTAGAGAATCAGGTATATAAAATTTACCTTTCTGCAGTGAGAGTCTTCCCGGTACCAGGGCCTCTATATGCGCGGTCAGTTTCCACGGATACAGGGCATAGGTGACGTAGGCACCTACCCATGAAGTAGTATAAAGAGCCCATTTCCTTTCCCATGAATCACATCCGTATCCCTGTCCTCGTCTAAGTGGTTTGTCACCACTGCTTCAACCAGCTCCTTCGTCTGGGGTTCCATAACTAGTAGGTCGAAAGCCTCCTCGTTCCAAGTTACATCCTCTAACAAATCAACTTCCAACTTAACTGAGAGAGTGTTAGCGTATTCTGGCACTGTACCCGTCAACTCAAGTCTTACCCCAGTCCTTCTTTTGCATGTTAAAGCCATAAAGAGATGTCGGGAGGCACATGTAAAATCCATCTCCCAAGTCAGGTACTGGTTCATCCTGGGCCATTACGTCAGGTCCGAGGTCATCCTGGTAGCGGACAGGTGCTTGTTGGCCGCTTGTAGGAGGGTGCATCTGTCTAAAAGTTGCTCTGTCAATCATGTATCGAGAACCAGAATTCTATGCGCTTGTGAGTAATCATCCTCAAGGATAGCAAATATCAACTGACTGCACCATAAAGATGATCTTCTGAAGTACCCCGAACGCAAACATATTTGCGATGGCGGCATTTCCAAAACATCTGGCCACGCCGTCTCAGGATACAAGCAGTCACGTCATCGACATACTTCATCGGGAAGACCATCATGGCGTTGATAGGGAACTCCTCTGTCAAAGAGGGCAGGCCTGAGAGATTAAGAGTCGAATTGAATCGTTGAAAGTTGCCATCAAAATCCCAGTAGCTAACTCTGATTAATGCCTGGAAATCGCCTTTGGTTGTTGGACTGCCAAATATAGCAAGCCAACTAGTTGCAGTATATGCTTGCCACTGAGCCACAGATAACCCCTTGAGCTTTGATATGATGATTTGTCCAGGAGCCTGTGTTAGGTAAGAATTGCGAAGCCTGTGTGGAGGATACTGACCAAGACTTACAAAAAGATAGGATAGGTACTTGGCTGTCATCTTGCCCTCGCGGATCAGGGAATCGACCTTGGCCCATTCATCACCGAGATAAACCTTCAAGTAGTGTTGAAAAGCTTCCACTTGGTTTTTGGACTCCTGGCTGAGGTAGGACTTCATTCTCTCGATTCTGTTGCGATGCTGAAACCACCAGAGATAGGGATGCTGAGTTTCCTGTGCACGGCCATTTTCATCCTCCGAGTCGAATGCTGCTCGAGAAATGTTAGCAGGCGATCCAGCGTCCTCGTTGACAGCTACAACAAGATGATTCCAAGCAGCTTTCAATTCGTCTGAGACAACATGAACATTTTCCCTGACGAGAAGTTCAAATTGGCCAGGATCTGGGACCGGCGGGGGCTTGCCACAGCACTCATAGTCACGGTAAGCAATACAAACAATGTCCTTGTTCCGCTCAAGATACAGATCCAGGTTATCGACCAACCGACTGCAACGCAGATGAGCTCGATAAGGGC encodes the following:
- a CDS encoding related to TOB3 (member of AAA-ATPase family) — protein: MPSTCTDDEIIEELEIKDKLLRESESLKRLACSDQGPPRVQIINRITCQNSDEQGLYLDEPWLVENGPYRAHLRCSRLVDNLDLYLERNKDIVCIAYRDYECCGKPPPVPDPGQFELLVRENVHVVSDELKAAWNHLVVAVNEDAGSPANISRAAFDSEDENGRAQETQHPYLWWFQHRNRIERMKSYLSQESKNQVEAFQHYLKVYLGDEWAKVDSLIREGKMTAKYLSYLFAPGQIIISKLKGLSVAQWQAYTATSWLAIFGSPTTKGDFQALIRVSYWDFDGNFQRFNSTLNLSGLPSLTEEFPINAMMVFPMKYVDDVTACILRRRGQMFWKCRHRKYVCVRGTSEDHLYGANSGSRYMIDRATFRQMHPPTSGQQAPVRYQDDLGPDVMAQDEPVPDLGDGFYMCLPTSLYGFNMQKKDWVKLEVDLLEDVTWNEEAFDLLVMEPQTKELVEAVVTNHLDEDRDTDVIHGKGNGLFILLHGGPGTGKTLTAESVAEIAKKPLYRVTCGDVGTKAEEVERYLEVVSLLGKTWGCVVLLDEADVFLEQRKLDSLERNALVSVFLRVLEYYDGIMILTSNRVGIFDEAFKSRIQLSLRYNDLEKDQRRQIWLNFINRLEKLESQRISHANEPSPTNILSTPQTAPRLGVDIKSMRDRLDDLAEAPLNGREIRNMISTARQLAVFRKEKLGYQHLESVMAEAKKFGEYIKRLHKGYTSDQIKRGQKER